A window from Mya arenaria isolate MELC-2E11 chromosome 9, ASM2691426v1 encodes these proteins:
- the LOC128245777 gene encoding heat shock 70 kDa protein 12A-like: MLLVAAFDFGTTYSGYAFSFRDDPNKIQTNQSWYAGGGASRLVSLKTPTSVLLTPEGEFDKFGFEAEDKYATLAEDNEHHGWRLFRRFKMVLHNNTHLTKDVTVEDFCGKRMTAFPLFVMSIKYLRDHLLKAVTTQKIGIEETDISYVLTVPGIWDDNAKRFMRDAAVAAAIDPARLKLALEPECASIWCETLGTDVRGAVAIAGSQYMVVDLGVCLSVSLRDLADKHFKHSVEERIAAMDIQENSITPKGKDKLKIVGTLIQSWFKGSIDLLIQHIKSLLAEAKMEHVHTIILVGGFGESPFVQERMRNKIAGVTLIVPQEAGLAVLRGAVRFGHNPSIVSSRIMKYTYGLRGYDTFDEKKHANEKKIWMNERWVVSECFIVFVRVNEEVRIDQQQTKTSIPTRETSHISVYRTTHENPVYATDLGCELLGTVELENSTDIPFQQQITETLFMLGDTELLVKLRNTATGKEAYMLFECFK; encoded by the exons ATGCTTCTGGTGGCAGCTTTTGACTTCGGAACCACATACAGCGGTTATGCTTTCTCCTTCCGAGACGATCCCAACAAAATTCAGACAAATCAGAGCTGGTATGCAGGCGGTGGGGCTTCGCGATTAGTGTCACTGAAGACGCCGACATCCGTACTCTTAACTCCAGAGGGAGAGTTTGACAAGTTTGGTTTCGAGGCCGAGGACAAGTACGCAACCCTAGCTGAAGATAATGAGCACCACGGCTGGAGGCTTTTTCGACGGTTTAAAATGGTTCTTCATAACAATAcg CATTTGACGAAAGACGTTACGGTAGAGGACTTTTGTGGAAAACGGATGACAGCTTTCCCGCTGTTTGTCATGTCGATCAAATACCTCAGAGATCATCTACTAAAAGCAGTTACCACGCAAAAGATAGGAATCGAAGAGACAGACATATCGTATGTGTTGACCGTCCCGGGTATCTGGGATGACAATGCAAAAAGATTCATGAGGGATGCAGCAGTTGCA GCTGCAATCGACCCCGCCCGCCTTAAGCTGGCCTTGGAACCTGAGTGTGCCTCCATATGGTGTGAAACATTGGGTACAGACGTCAGGGGCGCTGTAGCCATTGCGGGTTCACAGTACATGGTCGTCGATCTAGGAG TTTGCTTGTCTGTTTCATTGCGCGACCTTGctgataaacattttaaacactcTGTAGAGGAAAGAATTGCGGCTATGGACATTCAGGAAAATTCTATTACACCGAAAGGTAAGGACAAGCTGAAAATCGTTGGCACATTGATCCAATCATGGTTCAAAGGGTCAATTGATCTGCTGATCCAGCATATAAAGTCACTTTTAGCAGAAGCAAAGATGGAACACGTGCATACCATTATTCTTGTAGGCGGTTTCGGTGAAAGCCCTTTTGTTCAGGAGAGAATGAGGAATAAAATAGCTGGCGTGACACTGATCGTTCCTCAAGAGGCGGGCCTCGCCGTGTTAAGAGGAGCCGTGAGGTTTGGACACAACCCCTCCATTGTTTCTTCACGGATCATGAAATACACCTATGGGCTAAGAGGGTATGACACGTTTGACGAAAAGAAGCACGCAAATGAGAAGAAAATATGGATGAATGAAAGGTGGGTGGTGTCTGAATGTTTCATTGTGTTCGTGCGGGTGAACGAGGAGGTGCGAATCGATCAACAGCAGACCAAGACGAGTATTCCTACTCGTGAAACATCCCACATATCCGTCTATAGAACGACACATGAGAACCCAGTGTACGCAACAGACCTCGGATGTGAACTGCTAGGGACTGTTGAGCTTGAAAACAGCACCGATATTCCATTTCAGCAGCAGATTACAGAAACTTTGTTTATGTTAGGGGATACAGAACTTCTCGTCAAACTTAGGAACACGGCTACTGGAAAAGAAGCCTACATGCTCTTTGAGTGCTTCAAATAG
- the LOC128245778 gene encoding heat shock 70 kDa protein 12A-like — protein sequence MERVQTIILVGGFGESPYVQERMRNEIAGVRLIVPPDAGLAVLKGVLRFGHNPDIVPSRIMKYTYGMASYNTFDEKKHQGKKKVMLNGTWQVRDYFNVFVRVNEEVGVDHQMTIKSHPHCKLSITPVFRTTQVNPEYTTDPGCELLGAIKLENSSDVPFKEQEIENTFLFGDTELLVKTKNTFTGKETFMTFECFK from the coding sequence ATGGAACGCGTGCAAACTATTATTCTGGTCGGCGGTTTTGGTGAAAGCCCATACGTTCAGGAGAGAATGAGGAATGAAATAGCTGGCGTGAGACTGATCGTCCCTCCAGACGCGGGGCTTGCTGTGTTAAAAGGGGTCCTGAGGTTTGGACACAACCCCGACATTGTCCCCTCAAGGATCATGAAATACACGTATGGGATGGCGAGTTACAATACCTTTGATGAAAAGAAGCACCAAGGTAAGAAGAAGGTTATGCTGAATGGAACGTGGCAGGTGCGAGATTATTTTAATGTGTTCGTTCGGGTCAACGAGGAGGTTGGAGTGGACCATCAGATGACCATAAAGAGTCATCCTCATTGTAAATTATCCATTACACCTGTCTTCAGGACGACACAGGTGAACCCGGAGTACACAACAGACCCTGGATGTGAACTTCTCGGGGCTATTAAGCTTGAAAACAGCTCCGATGTTCCATTTAAAGAACAGGAAATAGAAAACACGTTTTTGTTCGGAGATACTGAGTTGCTGGTAAAGACAAAGAACACTTTCACGGGGAAAGAGACATTCATGACATTTGagtgtttcaaataa